GATCTTGAAGATGTTGAAGATGATATTGATGATCTCGAAGACTTTATTGATACAATAGAAGACGATTTTGATGATCTTGACTACCGCGATTTTGACGGCTATACTGACGATGACTTTGATGACATCCAAGACAGCATCGATAACGCACAGGATAATCACAACGATCTTCTTAAATATTATAATGAAGTTAGCGCATACCTTTCTGATAGATATGACGATGTTTAGGTGTTCATATGACGTACACAATTCGTCGAGCGACACCTGATGATTTAGAACAAATAATCGGGCTTTTTCAACGAGGTTTTGGTCCTGCTGTTCAGCCAATACTCATAGAAGAAGTTCAGACTTCGACAAGAGAAGCATCATCTGTTCGTTTTGTTGCTGTTGAGGATCGAGAAGTTATTGGATATGCCCGCATTCATTATATTAAGCCCGATAAAGCACTTTTTGGCGCTCTTGTTGTTGATGAAGCACAGAGGAATAGAGGAATTGCAACTGCGTTAAGCAGGGCGCGGGTTGGATATTTAACAGACAATAACTTCCAAGGTCTTGCACTTTCTGATGCAGTTACATTGCACCCATATTCACAACAACAACTTTTTTCTGTTGGCTTCTCTCCAGTTCGTATCCTCCCTGGAAATTTTCCAGATCATGGTTCTGGACCTGAAACTTCCGTTGGTTTTGCACAAATTTTCTCTCCTGTTGGGTTATGGAGAGCAGAAGCAACAACACTTTCACTTTACCTTCCTCATGAATATAGAACAATTGCTGAAGAAACATTATGTTCTTTCGGCAGTGTCGTCTTCAGAGAGGCAAGTGTTGAAACTGCTGGAGAAAGAACACGTTCTTTTGTAACAGGAGAAGAGATATTGTATCCAAAAAAGCTGTACCCTGTACGGCTTTATGAACCAAGCGCTCCCGCTGACATGAAACTTCTCCAAGAAAAAGGATATATTATTGCGGGATTTGCACCTCTTATTGTTGACGGTTCTGTTTCTGCTGTCGCATATATGTACAATGTTCCTGACGTTGCCCTCGATAAAGAGAAGATAAAAATAATTCCTACTGCACGACGATTATTTGATTTTGTCTGGGAACAGTATGAGAGCGTGAGATGATGAGCTTCATTATCCGCAAGGCTACATTAGGTAATTTAGAAAGAATTTGTGTACTTGCACAACAAAGTTTACCTCCTATTGTCGCTGCAAGAAAAGTAAAACATCTCAGGCGCATTTATGATTATTCTCCTAACCATTCGCTCACTGCAACATGCTTTGTTGCTGAGGAAGATGGTCTACTTTTAGGTCATGCTTCTATAGAATCATATCCTTCAGTAACAGAAGTTGGAGATTTATTTGTTGCCAAAGAAGCACGAGGAAGAGGGATTGCAGGCAAACTCGCTGATGCACAGATGGCGTACTTGGCTGATTTTCAAGGTACATTGTTTACAGGGACTGTAACAAGTTCTACTCATTCTCAACAAGTATATTACTCTCGTGGCTTTGTCCCTATTGGATTCCGGATAGGATGGATCCCAAATTATCATGATGAGCATGGGCAAGATGACTCCGCAATTATGATGACGTAGTTTAGTTATTCA
The Candidatus Woesearchaeota archaeon DNA segment above includes these coding regions:
- a CDS encoding GNAT family N-acetyltransferase, which encodes MTYTIRRATPDDLEQIIGLFQRGFGPAVQPILIEEVQTSTREASSVRFVAVEDREVIGYARIHYIKPDKALFGALVVDEAQRNRGIATALSRARVGYLTDNNFQGLALSDAVTLHPYSQQQLFSVGFSPVRILPGNFPDHGSGPETSVGFAQIFSPVGLWRAEATTLSLYLPHEYRTIAEETLCSFGSVVFREASVETAGERTRSFVTGEEILYPKKLYPVRLYEPSAPADMKLLQEKGYIIAGFAPLIVDGSVSAVAYMYNVPDVALDKEKIKIIPTARRLFDFVWEQYESVR
- a CDS encoding GNAT family N-acetyltransferase, which gives rise to MMSFIIRKATLGNLERICVLAQQSLPPIVAARKVKHLRRIYDYSPNHSLTATCFVAEEDGLLLGHASIESYPSVTEVGDLFVAKEARGRGIAGKLADAQMAYLADFQGTLFTGTVTSSTHSQQVYYSRGFVPIGFRIGWIPNYHDEHGQDDSAIMMT